A section of the Labrus mixtus chromosome 15, fLabMix1.1, whole genome shotgun sequence genome encodes:
- the dclre1b gene encoding 5' exonuclease Apollo has translation MSVNGKVIPHTPLAVDFWQIRKCPGTRLFFLSHMHSDHTSGLTSTWSDRPIYCSPTTATLLRLKLQVKEQWIHPLELGEPHMLPLDDISKERLTVTLLDANHCPGAVMFLFEGYFGSILYTGDFRYTPSMLREPCLRTNITIDVLYLDNTNCDPNRTLPSRQRATQHIKEIIRSHPNHNVVIGLYALGKESLLLDLAMEFKTWIEVSFERMETLKALELPDVFTTDTGAGRIRVVAQSAICSAALHEWNTEHPTLAILPSSRPLVSFHPNVHVVPYSDHSSYQELEDFVSALKPTSIIPITRNYIPESISALLPSKKRHEILVPESVQHYMMPESTLSSSAYTSLHRRHFKPLVPKGVIFDSPVRGFRNSCEEAWQAESLEQDASEEEMDTEVSENEHDCVLIDLNKKVPPYKDTRGAGDIWSLNIVKTVSDEMMAAESVTLCKLTHVNMSPTNKKACLKPVQTTRKTKDTELNENFYSQYKRHDAQSKHTFSDGSSASQDSREETDQDDDIMANHNYSSKHNKHAGGQNGSETLLKRSQDNSSCTSWSSMTEVQQEYIEELEKSILKDLHFTEEDLQACGLLPPGLVQQFHLSPVYDENYGDLSEPNVI, from the exons ATGTCTGTCAACGGGAAAGTCATACCTCACACCCCGCTGGCTGTAGACTTCTGGCAGATACGGAAGTGTCCAGGCACACGGTTGTTTTTCctgtcacacatgcacagtgaCCACACGTCGGGTTTAACCTCCACCTGGAGCGACCGACCGATCTACTGCTCACCAACCACAGCCACCCTGCTCAGACTGAAGCTGCAG GTGAAAGAACAGTGGATTCATCCTTTGGAGCTGGGGGAGCCACACATGCTGCCTCTGGATGACATCAGCAAGGAGAGACTGACAGTCACACTGTTAGACGCCAACCACTGTCCAGGAGCTGTCATGTTTCTCTTCGAGGGCTACTTTGGCTCCATACTGTACACTG GTGACTTCAGATATACTCCCTCCATGTTGCGTGAGCCGTGCTTGAGGACCAACATCACTATAGACGTCCTGTACCTGGACAACACCAATTGTGACCCCAATCGGACCCTCCCCTCTAGACAGCGAGCCACTCAACATATCAAAGAGATCATCCGCAGCCATCCCAACCACAATGTTGTCATAG GCCTGTATGCGCTGGGTAAGGAGTCCCTGCTCCTAGATTTGGCCATGGAGTTCAAAACCTGGATCGAAGTGAGCTTTGAGAGGATGGAGACCCTGAAAGCCCTAGAGCTGCCTGACGTCTTCACCACTGATACCGGAGCCGGTCGTATCCGTGTCGTGGCACAGTCAGCGATCTGCTCTGCAGCTTTGCACGAGTGGAATACAGAACATCCCACTTTGGCCATTTTACCCAGCAGCAGGCCCCTGGTCTCTTTTCATCCCAATGTCCATGTGGTTCCCTACTCCGACCACTCCTCTTACCAAGAGCTTGAGGACTTTGTCTCAGCACTTAAACCTACCTCCATTATACCCATTACAAGAAACTACATACCTGAAAGTATCTCTGCTTTACTGCCCAGCAAGAAGCGCCATGAAATCCTGGTGCCAGAGTCAGTCCAACACTACATGATGCCAGAGAGCACACTCAGCTCCTCAGCCTACACCAGCCTTCATCGCAGACATTTCAAGCCTCTCGTTCCCAAAGGGGTGATATTTGATTCTCCTGTAAGGGGTTTCAGGAATTCCTGTGAAGAAGCCTGGCAGGCAGAGAGCTTGGAGCAGGATGCATcggaggaggagatggacacAGAAGTCAGTGAAAATGAACATGACTGTGTCCTCATTGACCTGAATAAAAAAGTCCCTCCTTACAAAGACACAAGAGGGGCAGGGGACATATGGAGCCTCAACATCGTCAAGACAGTGTCTGATGAGATGATGGCGGCAGAGTCTGTGACACTCTGCAAACTCACACATGTTAACATGAGCCCGACTAACAAGAAGGCCTGCTTGAAGCCGGTCCAGACCACGAGAAAAACCAAAGACACCGAGTTAAATGAAAACTTCTACAGTCAGTATAAAAGACATGATGCTCAAAGTAAGCACACTTTTTCAGATGGCTCTAGCGCGAGTCAGGACAGTAGAGAAGAAACTGACCAGGACGACGACATCATGGCAAACCACAATTATTCGAGTAAGCACAATAAACATGCAGGTGGTCAGAATGGCAGCGAGACTCTACTGAAAAGAAGCCAGGATAACAGTTCCTGCACATCATGGAGCTCAATGACTGAGGTGCAGCAGGAGTACATTGAGGAGcttgaaaaaagtattttaaaggaTCTCCATTTTACAGAGGAGGACCTTCAGGCCTGTGGCCTCCTACCACCGGGCCTTGTGCAACAGTTTCACCTCTCTCCTGTGTATGATGAAAATTATGGTGACCTCTCGGAGCCTAATGTGATCTGA